Proteins encoded together in one Schistocerca americana isolate TAMUIC-IGC-003095 chromosome 8, iqSchAmer2.1, whole genome shotgun sequence window:
- the LOC124544679 gene encoding uncharacterized protein LOC124544679, with product MSPCLLLVLLCAATVATVSGLKCYKCTIRPPSQYSNETERLCSGFDGSEKYQVDCPHSTFCMKKIFELSLQKGHTVHVELKDCAAQRYIYQTLLEDQWVTQDVVIDAAYEEGCHDAESEGLRTAATTYCYCRGNLCNSAKPTHEPSHHHTDAMAVIFVFNAMKYIRSLR from the exons CAACTGTGGCGACTGTCTCAGGATTGAAGTGCTACAAATGCACTATACGTCCACCGAGTCAATACAGCAATGAGACTGAGCGTTTGTGTTCTGGATTTGATGGGTCAGAGAAATATCAGGTTGATTGCCCACACTCAACATTCTGCATGAAGAAGATCTTTGAGCTATCATTACAAAAGGGTC ATACTGTACATGTGGAACTGAAGGACTGTGCTGCTCAACGCTACATATACCAAACTCTGCTGGAAGATCAGTGGGTTACACAAGATGTTGTGATTGATGCGGCCTATGAAGAAGGCTGCCATGATGCCGAAAGTGAGGGCCTTCGAACTGCAGCAACCACCTACTGCTACTGTAGGGGGAACCTTTGCAATTCGGCAAAGCCTACACATGAACCATCACATCACCACACAGATGCTATGGCAGTCATATTTGTTTTCAATGCAATGAAATATATCCGCAGCCTCCGGTAG